CACCAATGGTACCGCTAACACGGTTCGCGTCGGGCGTTTCGGGCGTCACGTACCCGTCGCGTACCGGCGACTCATCATAAGCAGCACCAGCACGCACGGTCAAGCCATCCGTAATTTTGTACTGTCCACCTAAGCGGAAAGTGAGCGCATCTTCATAGTTACGCTTCGATACGCTGGTGTTGGAACCGTTGATAGGATCAGCAAACGTGAACTCTAGGGTTTTGTACTTGCTCCACTCGGCATAGTTCACGTCGAGGCCGATGGTGAGCTTCTCTGTAGGCATAATGCCGATACCGATGCTGGTAGTAGCAATCAGGGGTAGTGTAGCGTCGAACTTGGTATTAGGAAAACGAGCCGCTAATACCGAGTTAGGGTCGATGTCGGTGAAGGTAACGTCGCCGCCTTTCACCTCGGCATCAATCTTCGAACGATAGTTTATACCTAGGCTAAACTTCTCAGATGGCTTAAAGAAGACACCCGCGTTGAAACCGATTTTGCGTTCTGCCTCGCCGTCGAGTTCAATATGGCCAAAGGAATCTGGCAAAGGCACATCGCGCTGTAGGTTTACCGCACCGTAAGCCAATACCGTCAGGCCAGCGCCCACGCTGATCTGATCCGTGATGGCGTAGCTGAAAGTAGGCTGCACATAAACCGCCTGAAGCTCAATCTCTGTCAGAGCCGTGCGGCCCTCCCAACCCTCAGCATATTTCAGCGTGCTGCCAAAAGGCGTGTACACCGCAATACCCGCCCGAAACTTGCCTTCTGCTGGGCCAAAGCTCGCGTACAGGTTAAAAGGCGTAACTACTGAGTTGCGTAGCTCGCGCTGCGTACTTCCTCCTTCGGCCACAAAAGCCGAGCGGGCAAACGTAGCATTAACTCCTACTTGTACGCCCCGCTCGCGTACCATTGCCAGCGCACCCGGGTTGTAAAACATAGCAGCCTGATCGAGCGATAAGCCAACGCCAACGCCGCCCATGCCGTTGTTTTTCTGCCCGGCTAGCGTCACCTGATAGCCACCCGCCGAGGCCGCAGTACTCGTAAGTAGCGCACCACCCACTAGGAGTAGAGATTGTAACTTCATAAAAAAGGGGAATGAGTGAGAATTTGCGGTTTATGGCACTAAATGTAAGTAGAAAAATTAATCAAATTAGTAGGCGTGCCGAGTAGTTTACAAGACGCTCTAAACTTTGAACAATTTGCCTTCATTGGATATTGGGGGCAAATTAGCAATAATGTCTACTGATTAGCTACAACTTGCCGGCTGTGCAAATTCAAGCGCTGGCCACTCACCAGCACATGCACGCGCAGGTCCTGGCCTGCCACCGGCTCGCCCCGGCCAATGCGGCCTAAATTGCTGCCATGCAGATGCTGACCATCCACCACCATCACTACCCCATCACCGAAGATTTCCGCTTCTTGGCCGCCCCGCACAATAATGCCCGTTTCCTGCCCCAGTCCTAAGCCCAAACGCGTAGGATGCTGCACCACCGCGTGCGCCAACCGCCCAAAGCGCCCTCGCTCGGCAAAATGCTGATCCAAGTACACTTCCCCAACAGGCCCAGCCCGGGGGCCGTGCGCAGCCCTCCTTTTGTGAGCGAGCGGGCCCCGTGGCCTTCCACAATCATGCAATCGGGGAGCACGGCTGCACCGGCGCTGGTGCCGGCCACAATAAAGGCCGCATCGTGGCGGTAACGGTCGGCCAGCACGGCTAGGGCGCGGGTTTTTTGCCAGAATTCCGTAATCCGCTCTTGATCACCGCCCGTAAAAAAAACCATAGCCGCTCGCTCCAGGCGCCTGAGGTTTTCCTCCGTATCGGCGGCGTGGCGTTCGTCTATGCGCAAGTGATGCACCGAGCGGCAGCCCAAGTCGTGCAAACTATCCTGGTAGCCGCGGCTACTTCGGCCAGGGTTGCTGGAGGCCGTAGTGACAATCTCGACCGGAGCAGTAGGCGCTGGCAGCATATCAGTGAGCATAGCCAGCATGGCGTCGTCATCGCCGCCGCCCAAGGCTACCAGCGTTCCGAGAGGTGATTTTCTGGGCATATTTGGCAGGATAAAAACAAATAGCGGATATAGAAAACCCCGGGGGGCTTTTTCAGGCCAGTCGATCGACGGCTGCGGCATGAAGGTAAGAGGCACGTGCCACCCACCCGCGCTTGTTCCCTACGTTCTGGATAATGGTATGGTAACCCTTTTCCTGCGTCACTCAAAAAAGTATACGCTGCCACCAGTGTAGCGCCATCCTCGGCACCACACGAATCGACTTCGCCAGTCAATTTTCAGGTTCAGCTCTTACCGCTCGAAATTAGCGACTAGTTTACAGCAAGGCCGTTTTTTTAGGTTAATTTTGAGAGGCCAATTCTCACTAACTCATCCTTGCCTAGCGAAGCACTCCTCTTAGCAGTTCATGAATCAGCACCCTACCACCGACCAGATTACGTCCCTGATTCAGGAGGGCGAATTTTTTAAATTAAAAGAACTGCTCAAGAAGTTTGAGCCCGCCGAAGTGGTGGAGCTGATCGAAGAGGAAGACGAACGCGAACAACTGATTATTTTTCGGCTGCTGCCTTTGCAGCTGGCCACGCAGGTATTTGAGTACCTGGAAATAGACGTGCAGCGGCACTTTCTGGCCAATCTGAGTCAGGATAAAATCTCGGATATCCTGAACGAGATGTCGCCCGACGACCGGACGGCGCTGCTAGAGTTTCTGCCCGATGACTTCGTAAAAGAGCTGATTCAGACGCTATCGGAGGCCGAGCGCAAGGTAACGCTGGAGCTGCTGGGCTACCCCGAGTACAGCGTGGGCCGCCTGATGACTCCCGATTACATTGCTATTCGTGAGAGCTGGACGGTGCAGCAAGTGCTCGACTATATTCGGCGGCACGGGGGGCAATCGGAAACCATAAACTTGCTGTATGTCACCGACGGCCGTGGTGTGCTTATCGACGATATCAGTATCCGGGAGGTGTTGCTGGCCGACCCCAGTAAGCGCGTGAGTGAGCTTATGGACCGGCGCTTCGTGCACCTCCAAACCATGCAGGATCAAGAAGAAGCCATTGAGGTGTTTCGCAAAAATGACCGGGTGGCCCTCCCCGTCGTCAATGACGAAGGCGTGCTCTTTGGCATCGTGACTATTGATGACATTCTGGATATTCGGGAAGAGGAAGATACCGAAGACATCCAGAAGCTTGGTGGCTCGCAGGCTCTGGACGAGCCGTACCTTAGTATTCCGCTGCTGGGCATGGTGCGCAAACGCGCCGGCTGGCTCGTAATTCTGCTGATTGGGGAGATGTTTACGGCCACGGCCATGGGGTATTTTGAGGAAGAGATAGCCAAGGCGGTGGTACTGGCGCTGTTTATTCCGCTCATCATCAGTGCGGGCGGCAACGCGGGCTCCCAAGCTACTTCGCTTATTATCCGGGCCATGTCGCTGGGCGAGCTGAACCTGGGCGAATGGTGGCGCGTGATGCGCCGCGAACTGGCTACTGGCCTGATGCTGGGGGCATTTTGGGAGTGGTTGGCTTATTGCGTATCCTGTTGTGGTCGCGCCTGTACCCCAATGAATACGGCGAATACTACTGGCAAATTGGGTTTACGGTTGGTTTTTCGCTGGTCGGCATCGTGTTGTGGGGGTCCTTGTGCGGCTCTATGCTACCGTTGCTACTCAAGCGCCTCGGTGCCGACCCAGCTACTTCATCGGCCCCTTTTGTAGCCACACTAGTTGATGTGACCGGGCTAGTGATTTACTTCTCGTTTGCCCTGCTATTCCTGAGCGGCACGCTGCTGTAGTCCAACTTTAGCCCGCCGGAAAGTAACCGTACCCAACAGCCGCACCGTACGTTAGCCGAGGCAGCGTGCCAGTTACTTTCTATGGCTTATGACAGAACATCTTCTTACCCAGCAAGAAAGCCTTTTTGCCTGGCTCGATATTACTAATCCTGCCGTAGCGGAATTGCAAGCCGTAGCGGAGCAGTACCAGCTTCCCGACTCGCTGGTGCGCGACTGTTTGGAGCCCACGCACTTACCTAAGTTTGAAGCCACCAACGGCCTGAACTTTGTCATTCTGAGGGTATTTATTACGCCCGAGAATAGCGAGGCCGATACTATTCAGGAGCTAAGCACCAAGATTGCCGTTTTCTACGCCGCCGACTATCTGATTACCGTGCACCGGCTGCCGCACCCGGTGCTGAGCGAATTGAAAAAGGTAGCCCGTGCGCCCGGCCGGGAGTGCAACTCACCCTCCGAAATAGCCATTCACCTCGTTCGCTATGCCCTCAATAGCTACGTGCAGCCTGCCCTCACGCTCACGAAGGAGCTGGACGATTATGAGGCAGAAATATTTTTGAAAAAGGAAGTCCCCAACGCGCTGCAGGGCCTCTACTTTCTCAAACGCAAGGCCTCGGCCGCGAAGCAGCTCCTTCTCCTCACCCGCGACATTCTGACCATGCTGCGGCGACAGTCTGCTAGCACCGATAGCACCCTGCTGCAAGACACCCAGGATCTGCAGGTGAAAGTAGAAACGCTCTATCAGCAACTCGATGGGGCTGCCACCAACCTCATGAACCTGTACCTGTCGTTGTCGTCGCAGCGCACAAATGAGGCCATGCGCGTACTCACGGTGTTTTCGGCCTTTTTCCTGCCCCTAACTTTTATTGCCGGTGTCTATGGAATGAACTTCGAGTACATGCCCGAACTGACCTGGAAAATGGGCTATCCGGGGGCCATGGCGGCCATGGTGTTCATTTCCGTTGGCATCTACTTTTGGTTTAAGCGAAAGGGCTGGATTTAGCTTAGCTTCCATCCCCAGAAGTTGTAAAATGTCAAGTGATAGAATATGCTGCGTTTTAATAGCCGGCACCGCAAACTACGTTTCTGTCTCCTGTTGTTGGCAGGCTTGCTAGCGAGTGGGGGGCTTTTTACAGGTTGCGTTGCGGTAGGAACGTTACCCACTCTTGCATCTGGCGACTACCAGCTTTTTCGTACAAACGACCCGGCCTTGGCTGCTGCCATTGGGAAGGAGCGTGCTGTATATGTGGAGCAGGTGCAGGATTCCTTAAGATTTCTGTCGCAGCCCAAAGATGACAACGATGCTGCAACGCATAGTCAGCGCCGTTTTAGCTATCCATTGCGCCGCGGGCAGCACGTCATTCTGCTAGACAGTAAGTTTGACTTAGACGTCTTTACAATTCCTTTTAAGGCTCGTCCACCCCAAGGAGCGCTGCCCTTACAGCTTAATACCAACTTCAACGCGGCAGTTTATTATGGTCGTCGGCTAGACTTTTACCATGTCAACAGCCGGCAGCACTTAAATGGAAAGCAAGAGCCGCAGGTTCGGACTGTTGGCTTAGGATATGGCCTGTTCACTGGGTTGGGTTCCTCTACTATCAATCCTGACGTCACGAATCAGCAGACACGTGTGGCCGAATATGAAGGCTTTGTGGTGCACGTGGGAGCCGCGGCTATTTATGATGCCCGCATCTTTAATTTGGGCCTAGCCATCGGAGCCGATCAATTACTAGGCCCTGATGGCCAGCACTGGATATACCAGCGCAAGCCCTGGTTTGGGGTGCTGTTTGGCTTGGACTTAAACTAGAGACTGCTGAGTCATAAACGACCATTGCCTCTACAAATCCAGCCGCCGATTAGCTTTCTTCTCGCTGTGCTTTTTCTTAGTTTCTAAGCGTTTGCGCACGGCGCCTTTGCTGGGCTTAGTGGCTTTGCGGGCTTTGGGCTTGTGCAAAGCCCGCTTGAGCAAATCGTGAAATTTCTGGAGCGCAATTTCCTTATTGCGCAGCTGGCTACGGTCTTCCTGAGCCGTTACCAGCAGGTAGCCTTCGGTGGTGAGCTGCGAGGCTAGCTTTTGGAGCAGCACCTGCTTCTGCTCGTCGCTGACAAGATGGGAAGACGATACCTGCCACCGCAGTTCCACCCGCGACTCTACTTTATTGACATTTTGCCCCCCAGGCCCGCTGCTGCGGCTGGTTTGCACTTGTAACTCGGGCCAGAAATATTCGGCGGGCGGAAGCATTAATTCTAGTAAAAATCAGAAAGCAAAACTGCAAAATTACGCCTACAGCAAGCGCCAGAGTATATAGCCGAGCAATGAGCAGCGCGCCGTCCAGGCTAGCGTACGCAGCCAGTTGGTGCGCACTAGTCCATCGATGGCAATATAATCGAAGCCTTGGGCGAGGCGGTTGTGAAAAGGTACGGACACAAAGAATGTTACCGCCCAGATAAAGACCACCAGCGCCAGGCTCCACCACACACTGCCTCCCAGCGCCCGCCCCTGCCAAGCCAACCACCCTGCCAGCCCCAGTTCGGCCACCATCGGGGCCATTACCACCCAGCCCATGCGCGAAGAATGCGCCCGATGAAACGCCACAAATTTATCGGCAGCCACAAAGGCAAAGCTGGGATAATGCACCAGCTGCACCGTCCAGATAAGACCCGTGAGGTAGGCAGCCAAGGCGAAATTGAGTAGGACAAGCAGCTTCAGTGACATCGTAGCCCAAGGTACGTGCCGCCGCGCTAAACGTGACGCTTTTCTCCAGCGCTAGTCATTTATTCAAGCTCTGGGGGCTTTTTCGACCGTCATGCTGAGCTTGTCGAAGCATGACAGCTACTTTGGTAAAGTCCACAAGCCAGCGCCTAGTGTCGGGAGCTGGCGTGCAACGCGGCGACAACCTAAGCCGTCAGTGTTCAATAATTGCCCGGAACTGGTAGCTTAGCCATCGTTTTTCAGCCAAACTTCTTCTTTATGACCTATTCTTTTGCTGCGAGCAAATGGCTTTTTGCCCTGCCCATTGCTCTGCTGGCGTTGAGCGGCTGCCAGTCCTCGGATAAAACCGGCTCCGGTCAGCCCGATCTGCTACAGGCCAACGCCGACACCACGGTAAACCCCGGCGACGATTTTTTCACGTATGCCAACGGAGCCTGGCTTAAGAAGCACCCCATTCCGGCCTCTGAAAGTTCGTGGAGCATTGCCAAGGAGGTGCAAAATGAAGTGTACGCTCGCCTACGCAAACTCAACGAAGAAGCCACCAAAGCCAAGGCCAAACCCGGCAGCAACGAGCAGAAAATCGGTGACTTCTACGCCACCGGTATGGATTCAGTCACGATTGACAAGCAGGGCATTATGCCCCTCAAGCCTGAGCTCGACCGCATTGCGGCCATGCGCACCGTGCAGGATGTGCCGGCGGTTATTGCTCGGCTACAACCCTTGGGCGTAGATGCCCTCATTGGGGTATTTATCAACCAGGACGCCAAAAAGAGCGACCTGATGACTGCCTACCTTTGGCAGTCGGGCTTAGGGTTACCCAACCGCGACTACTACTTTAATAAGGACGCCCGCACCGCCAACATTCGTAAGGAATACGGCCGGCACGTAGCCCGTATGCTTCAACTCAGCGGGCAAGATTCGGGGCAGGCACAGGCCAACAGCGCCCGCGTGATTCGCCTAGAAACCGCACTGGCGGGCTCTTCTCGCAAGCTCGAAGACCTTCGCGACCCCTACGCCAACTACAACAAGATGGCGGTAGCCGACTTGGGCAAGCTTGCTCCTAGCCTCAACTGGAAAACCCTGCTCACGCAAATGGAGCTGGGCAAGCTGGATACGGTGATTGTGGGCCAGCCTGAGTTTTATAAGCAAGCCGAAAAGCTCCTCCAAACGGCTTCCATCGACGACTGGAAGGCTTACTTGCAGTGGCACCTAGTGAATGCGTACGCCTCCAACCTCAGCCGCCCGCTCGATAATGAGCATTTCCGGTTTTACGGTACGGTACTGCAAGGCCAGAAGGAGCAGCGTGCGCGCTGGAAGCGGGTGCTAGATGAAGAGGAAGATGCCATGGGCGAAATCCTGGGCCAGCAGTTTGTGAAAGAATACTTCACTCCCGAAACCAAAGAGCGCTACGAGAAGCTGACCGAAAACGTAGTAGCAGCCTTCCGCGAGCACATTCAAGCCTTGGACTGGATGAGCGACTCGACCAAGCAAAAGGCGTTGGTGAAGCTGACCAAAATCAGCAAGAAAGTAGGCTACCCCGACAAGTGGCGCGACTACTCTACCCTGGAAGTTGCCCGCGACTCGTACGCCCAAAACGTGATGCGTGCCAAGCAATGGCAGTATCGCTATCGGGTAAATAAGCTGGGCAAGCCGGTAGACCGCACGGAATGGGAAATGACGCCCCAAACCTACAACGCCTACTATAACCCGTCGAACAACGAGATTGTGCTGCCAGCGGCCATTTTCTCTATTCCTGGTCTGATCGACAAAAACGCCGACGATGCCGTCATCTACGGGTATGCCGGCGCCAGCACCATCGGCCACGAGCTAACGCATGGTTTTGATGACGAGGGCAGCCAGTTTGATGCAAAAGGCAATTTGCGCAACTGGTGGAGTAAAAAGGACCGCGCCGCCTTTCAGCAGCGTGTCAACGGCATTGTGCGCCAGTTCAACGGTTACACCGTGCTCGATTCCATGCGTATTAATGGCAAAGCCACGGCCGGCGAGAACATTGCCGATCTGGGGGGCATTGTCATTGCCCTCGATGCCTTCAAGAAAACTGAGCAGTACAAGAAGGGAGAAAAAATTGGCGGCTTCACGCCCGTGCAGCGTTATTTTCTCGGCTACGCGCTCGGCTGGCAAGGCCATCAGCGCGACGAAGTGCTGGCCCAGCGTATCCTCACCGATGTGCACTCCCCGGCTAAGTACCGCGTAAACGGCCCCTTCGCTGATGTGCCAGAGTTCTACGAAGCCTTCAACGTAAAACCCGGTCAGAAGCTCTACCTCCCCGACTCCGCCCGCGTGAAGATTTGGTAACAGCCACGGCCATGAGCGGCGAACAAAACCTGGAGCAGCTGCTGCGCACCATGCAGCCCGTATTTCAGGCCGAAGAGTATGTGTTTTGCACGCTACCGGCTGGGCAGGCAACACCAGAATCAGTGACTCCGGTGGGCACGTTTTGGGAGGCGGAAGGACTTACGCTTATTATGACGAAAGCTCAAGCGGAGCAAGCGGCCCTGAGCTACAGTTACCCGTGTCGGATGATTACGCTGAATGTACATTCCAGCTTGGAAGCGGTGGGCTTTCTGGCGCGCATTACCGCTAGGCTCGCAACGCATGGCATCAGCGTGAATGCGGTATCGGCCTTCTACCACGATCACCTTTTTGTACCCACTGCTAGAGCCGACGAGGCAGTGCGTTTACTGAACGAGTTATCAAGCTAGAAAAAGCCCCCAGAGTCTTTCCTGGGGGCTTTTTTATAATAATTTTTGCTTCCATTCATAAAGTCTGAGAGGCAGGCAACGGTTGATAAATCTTCCCCATCTTATAGTTGATTTCTAACCTTTCACTTATTCTGAGTGCCATGAAAAACCTACGCTTGTTCTTTCTTCCCCTGCTGGCCGCTCTATTTGTGCTGTCGGCTTTCCGTCTGGCGCCAACTGCTGAGCGCGAAGTGCGTAGTGTGCCGGCCTTTACGCATCTCAATCTGGCGGGCTCTTTCAACATCGTATTACGGCAGGGCAGCACGCAGAAGGTAGAAGTTGAGGCTTCGCCCGAAGACCTTTCACACATAGAAACGACCGTAACCAACGGCAAGCTACGCGTAGGCGCCAAACAGGAAAAGAAAACGGGGGGCCTCAGCTGGTCGTCGTACAGCTTCAAACGGCCGGTCACCGTCTACGTCACCATGCCTACCATTGAGGCTTTGGGCGTAAGCGGCTCGGGTAATATGACCGCCACCGACCCCATTCAAGGCAACGAGCTGCAACTTTCCGTCAGTGGCTCGGGCCACATGAAGCTGGGCCGCGTGCAAGCCAACCGCTTAAAGTCGTCGGTATCGGGTTCGGGCGAAATCACCATGTCGGGCACCAGCCCACGCCACGAAGTAAGCATTAGCGGCTCAGGTCAGGTAAATGCCCCCAACATGCGCAGCGAAACCTGCCGCGTGACCATCAGCGGCTCGGGCAACTGCCGCATCGAAGTCACCAAAACGCTCGACGCCAGCCTAGCTGGTTCCGGCAATGTGTACGTGACCGGCAAGCCGCAGATAAATGCCTCCACGGCGGGCAGCGGCCGTGTCCGCAGCAGCTAAATCTGTTTCGTCACGCAATAAAAAAGCCCCCTAGTAGATTGCTGGGGGCTTTTTTATTGCGTAAAATTCAACGAAGCTATATAGAGGGCTAAATTAAAAGCTCGTACTTGTGCCCGCGTTTTCCGTGGCTTGCGGCCCAATCGTTTATTTGTTTGCTTATGGCTCATACTGCTACCAAACTCCCGGCTTGTGCCAATTGCCACTACAGCTTCCCTCCCAACCTGCCCAACGAATTTTGCCCCCGCTGCGGCCAGCAGAATCATGAGCTTAGCCTCTCGGCCGGCCATGTGCTGGAAGAAACGCTGGAAGGCCTATTTCACTTCGACGGCAAGGTATTCCGCACGGCTAAGCTGTTGCTTTTCAAGCCTGGTGAGCTTACCAAGCGGTTTTTAAAAGGAAAACGAATGCCGTACGTTCCGCCTATCCGGTTGTACGTCTTTCTGAGCTTCGTCTTTTTCTTTTTGCTGTCCCTGAGCATGGGCACGGTTAGTAAAGAGCCCACTAGTAGGCTGTTGAAGATGAAAAGCGTGCAAGAAGTCACTGATTCTGTGCGCGCTAACGCTCCTGAGTCAACCAAGTTTCAAGTATATGAGGCTGATTCGTCCGACTCTCCGCTGACCGCGGCTTTCAACTTGAAGTTTAGTCAGGCAGAGCTTCTCTCCTTAGGCAAAGACCCGACCCCCGCGCGCCTCGATTCGGCCATCCGCAGCCGGGGAGAGGAGCCTACCACCATGCGCCGCTTCGCGCTGCGCCAAACCATTCGGTCGCTCAATGCCAGCCCCGACGAAATCACGAACAAGTGGATTCGAATGCTGCCTACGGTCATGTTTGTGCTCATGCCACTATTTGCCTTGCTCCTGAAGGGGCTATACCGGCGGCAGCACCAGTACTACTTGGCTCACCTCATTTTCTCTCTTCACTTTCACAGCTTCGTGTTTGTGCTGTTCATTGTGAATCTGCTGCTTGGCTATCTGCATATGAGCGACTGGTTTGAGCCGGTGCTCTTCTTCCTGCCAGCCGTGTATTTTTACTTGGCACTCCGCAACAACTTCGGGCAGCCGTGGCCCAAAACCCTCGCCAAAGTGCTCCTGATGATGGCAGCCTACGGCTTGGTATTAAGCATTTCTATGATAGTATCAGCCCTGATCAGCGTGTTTACGCTGTAGCGGGGGGCTTTTTTAGAAGTCGAACAGGCCTCGGCGGGGCGAGTCGTCTTTGTTGCGGTCGCGCTTTTTCTGCTCGCGCTCCCGTTGCCGGCGGCGGTCGTCGCGGTCGTCACCATCACCGAAAACACCGTTCAGGAAGCCTTCTTTCTTGTCTTTGATCAAGATATAGCGTACCGACAAGGCCGCCGGAAACCGAAACCAGTCGTCGCTACTGATTTCCACGCTGGGCTTTATATCCAGGGACAGCACCACGGGCACGAAAGCAATTTTGTATTCCACGCCCGCAATGGCATCGAAGCCGCCGAAGCCGCCGTTGTCTTTTTGGGTGCCAATATGGGCACCGCCGCCGAGGTAATAGTTCAGGCTTTTGCCCAGCAAACCAAAGTGTTGCTCGGCCAGCAGTGTAGCGCTTACCTCGCGGGTACCTATCAGACCAATGCCTTCCAGTGTGGTCCGTTCAAATATTTTTTGCTGCACCGTTACGCCAAAGTTGTCTCTGCCGACACGCAGGCCCGCGGCGGTGCGGTATTTCTGGGCGCTGGCAGCTAGGCTCAGTAGCAGCAGTAAACCCGTGAAAACCATGCGTGTACCAAAGGAAAACATCATAATCTTATTACTATAGCGGCGGAACTCCGAGACTCGAAGGCTGTTTGAACGTTAAATGAGGGCACAAAGTACGGGCCATGACGTCATTTGATGGCGCATTCTCTGGCAGCGCCGTAACTTGCAGCCTCATTTACTGCCCTCATTCAGCCCCACCC
The window above is part of the Hymenobacter radiodurans genome. Proteins encoded here:
- a CDS encoding head GIN domain-containing protein, producing the protein MKNLRLFFLPLLAALFVLSAFRLAPTAEREVRSVPAFTHLNLAGSFNIVLRQGSTQKVEVEASPEDLSHIETTVTNGKLRVGAKQEKKTGGLSWSSYSFKRPVTVYVTMPTIEALGVSGSGNMTATDPIQGNELQLSVSGSGHMKLGRVQANRLKSSVSGSGEITMSGTSPRHEVSISGSGQVNAPNMRSETCRVTISGSGNCRIEVTKTLDASLAGSGNVYVTGKPQINASTAGSGRVRSS
- a CDS encoding OmpP1/FadL family transporter, producing MKLQSLLLVGGALLTSTAASAGGYQVTLAGQKNNGMGGVGVGLSLDQAAMFYNPGALAMVRERGVQVGVNATFARSAFVAEGGSTQRELRNSVVTPFNLYASFGPAEGKFRAGIAVYTPFGSTLKYAEGWEGRTALTEIELQAVYVQPTFSYAITDQISVGAGLTVLAYGAVNLQRDVPLPDSFGHIELDGEAERKIGFNAGVFFKPSEKFSLGINYRSKIDAEVKGGDVTFTDIDPNSVLAARFPNTKFDATLPLIATTSIGIGIMPTEKLTIGLDVNYAEWSKYKTLEFTFADPINGSNTSVSKRNYEDALTFRLGGQYKITDGLTVRAGAAYDESPVRDGYVTPETPDANRVSGTIGASYAVGKFGVDFSTQFVSISKRSQTQSQLVANGTQDRVAGTYKTNIVIPGIGLNYSF
- the arfB gene encoding alternative ribosome rescue aminoacyl-tRNA hydrolase ArfB produces the protein MLPPAEYFWPELQVQTSRSSGPGGQNVNKVESRVELRWQVSSSHLVSDEQKQVLLQKLASQLTTEGYLLVTAQEDRSQLRNKEIALQKFHDLLKRALHKPKARKATKPSKGAVRKRLETKKKHSEKKANRRLDL
- a CDS encoding magnesium transporter CorA family protein, whose protein sequence is MTEHLLTQQESLFAWLDITNPAVAELQAVAEQYQLPDSLVRDCLEPTHLPKFEATNGLNFVILRVFITPENSEADTIQELSTKIAVFYAADYLITVHRLPHPVLSELKKVARAPGRECNSPSEIAIHLVRYALNSYVQPALTLTKELDDYEAEIFLKKEVPNALQGLYFLKRKASAAKQLLLLTRDILTMLRRQSASTDSTLLQDTQDLQVKVETLYQQLDGAATNLMNLYLSLSSQRTNEAMRVLTVFSAFFLPLTFIAGVYGMNFEYMPELTWKMGYPGAMAAMVFISVGIYFWFKRKGWI
- a CDS encoding M13 family metallopeptidase; amino-acid sequence: MTYSFAASKWLFALPIALLALSGCQSSDKTGSGQPDLLQANADTTVNPGDDFFTYANGAWLKKHPIPASESSWSIAKEVQNEVYARLRKLNEEATKAKAKPGSNEQKIGDFYATGMDSVTIDKQGIMPLKPELDRIAAMRTVQDVPAVIARLQPLGVDALIGVFINQDAKKSDLMTAYLWQSGLGLPNRDYYFNKDARTANIRKEYGRHVARMLQLSGQDSGQAQANSARVIRLETALAGSSRKLEDLRDPYANYNKMAVADLGKLAPSLNWKTLLTQMELGKLDTVIVGQPEFYKQAEKLLQTASIDDWKAYLQWHLVNAYASNLSRPLDNEHFRFYGTVLQGQKEQRARWKRVLDEEEDAMGEILGQQFVKEYFTPETKERYEKLTENVVAAFREHIQALDWMSDSTKQKALVKLTKISKKVGYPDKWRDYSTLEVARDSYAQNVMRAKQWQYRYRVNKLGKPVDRTEWEMTPQTYNAYYNPSNNEIVLPAAIFSIPGLIDKNADDAVIYGYAGASTIGHELTHGFDDEGSQFDAKGNLRNWWSKKDRAAFQQRVNGIVRQFNGYTVLDSMRINGKATAGENIADLGGIVIALDAFKKTEQYKKGEKIGGFTPVQRYFLGYALGWQGHQRDEVLAQRILTDVHSPAKYRVNGPFADVPEFYEAFNVKPGQKLYLPDSARVKIW
- a CDS encoding cyanophycinase, which produces MPRKSPLGTLVALGGGDDDAMLAMLTDMLPAPTAPVEIVTTASSNPGRSSRGYQDSLHDLGCRSVHHLRIDERHAADTEENLRRLERAAMVFFTGGDQERITEFWQKTRALAVLADRYRHDAAFIVAGTSAGAAVLPDCMIVEGHGARSLTKGGLRTAPGLGLLGKCTWISILPSEGALGGWRTRWCSILRVWA
- a CDS encoding DUF3667 domain-containing protein, whose translation is MAHTATKLPACANCHYSFPPNLPNEFCPRCGQQNHELSLSAGHVLEETLEGLFHFDGKVFRTAKLLLFKPGELTKRFLKGKRMPYVPPIRLYVFLSFVFFFLLSLSMGTVSKEPTSRLLKMKSVQEVTDSVRANAPESTKFQVYEADSSDSPLTAAFNLKFSQAELLSLGKDPTPARLDSAIRSRGEEPTTMRRFALRQTIRSLNASPDEITNKWIRMLPTVMFVLMPLFALLLKGLYRRQHQYYLAHLIFSLHFHSFVFVLFIVNLLLGYLHMSDWFEPVLFFLPAVYFYLALRNNFGQPWPKTLAKVLLMMAAYGLVLSISMIVSALISVFTL
- a CDS encoding ACT domain-containing protein is translated as MSGEQNLEQLLRTMQPVFQAEEYVFCTLPAGQATPESVTPVGTFWEAEGLTLIMTKAQAEQAALSYSYPCRMITLNVHSSLEAVGFLARITARLATHGISVNAVSAFYHDHLFVPTARADEAVRLLNELSS